A window from Herbaspirillum sp. meg3 encodes these proteins:
- a CDS encoding LysR family transcriptional regulator, whose translation MAAESANFREAAVRMGISPQVVTRAVKELEAAFGELLFHRNTRQVRITAFGERLMHRARMSINALDDLFLDNNHRNDNELRGIVRITAPSTLTRTYLLPILNKIALAHPNITLDLRLSEVITDAVDDKIDIGIRVGFLRDSRYVARPVAKVAFFVCASPALIARCGVPTTLEQLVEHPMSAIVDRNTGRIWPWYFADGQQVGPRMPAFITDDPDTERRSVLDGVAFGQLAAFMAMPHIRNGELVTVLQDLEPTPWDLYVYRPQRGPVPARVRLVFDALVDTLSASGDFPIDSKSAT comes from the coding sequence ATGGCTGCAGAAAGCGCGAATTTTCGCGAAGCTGCCGTGCGCATGGGCATCTCGCCGCAAGTCGTCACGCGCGCCGTCAAAGAGCTGGAAGCAGCTTTCGGTGAATTGCTGTTTCACCGCAATACCCGCCAAGTACGCATTACCGCTTTTGGCGAGCGCCTTATGCATCGCGCCCGCATGTCGATCAATGCACTGGATGATTTATTTCTCGACAACAACCATCGCAACGATAATGAATTGCGCGGAATCGTCCGCATCACCGCGCCCAGCACGCTCACGCGCACCTATCTGCTGCCGATCCTGAACAAGATCGCGCTTGCCCACCCGAATATCACGCTGGACTTGCGCCTGTCGGAAGTCATTACCGATGCAGTCGACGACAAGATCGACATCGGTATCCGCGTCGGCTTTCTGCGCGATAGCCGCTATGTAGCGCGCCCGGTCGCCAAGGTGGCATTCTTTGTCTGCGCCAGCCCGGCGCTGATCGCGCGCTGCGGTGTCCCGACCACGCTTGAGCAACTGGTTGAGCACCCGATGAGCGCCATTGTTGACCGCAACACCGGACGTATCTGGCCCTGGTATTTCGCCGACGGCCAGCAAGTCGGTCCGCGCATGCCGGCTTTCATTACCGACGATCCCGACACCGAGCGCCGTTCGGTGCTCGACGGTGTAGCCTTCGGTCAACTGGCGGCTTTCATGGCCATGCCCCATATTCGCAATGGTGAGTTGGTCACCGTGCTGCAGGATCTGGAACCGACGCCATGGGACCTTTATGTTTACCGCCCCCAGCGCGGGCCGGTACCTGCACGCGTGCGCCTGGTATTCGATGCACTGGTGGATACGCTATCAGCTTCGGGGGATTTCCCGATCGACTCGAAATCGGCCACGTAG
- a CDS encoding (2Fe-2S)-binding protein, translating into MPTLTINGKQHNVDLPEDTPILWTLRDQLGMTGTKFGCGMALCGACTVHLDGQPIRSCITPISAAAGKQITTIEAVSQDKIGKSVQDAWMALGVPQCGYCQAGQIMSATALLKTTPNPTDKDIDDAMSGNICRCGTYTRIKAAIKQAAAQNGGAK; encoded by the coding sequence ATGCCCACGCTCACCATCAACGGTAAACAGCACAACGTCGATTTGCCTGAAGACACCCCGATCCTCTGGACCTTGCGCGATCAGCTCGGCATGACCGGCACCAAATTCGGCTGTGGTATGGCTTTGTGCGGTGCCTGTACGGTCCATCTGGACGGCCAGCCAATCCGCTCCTGCATTACGCCGATTTCCGCCGCCGCCGGCAAGCAGATCACCACCATCGAAGCAGTTTCCCAGGACAAGATCGGCAAATCGGTGCAAGACGCCTGGATGGCGCTCGGCGTGCCGCAATGCGGCTATTGCCAGGCCGGACAGATCATGTCCGCCACGGCGCTGCTGAAGACCACGCCAAATCCGACCGATAAAGACATCGACGACGCCATGAGCGGCAACATTTGCCGCTGCGGTACGTACACTCGTATCAAGGCTGCCATCAAGCAAGCTGCGGCACAAAACGGAGGCGCAAAATGA
- a CDS encoding xanthine dehydrogenase family protein molybdopterin-binding subunit, translating to MSAVFDDLGKVQLSRRSLLKGIGAFTGLALTVGVNGIVTAADAPKFGGDGMPGGLKDSALLFVSIGADGVVTIVAHRSEMGQGVRTSLPMVVADELEADWSRVRVVQAQGDQEKYGNQNTDGSRSMRHSFGPMRQVGATARLMLETAAAARWKVPVTEVETKNHEIFHKPSGRKLGFGDVAADAAKLPLPARDAVRLKTPQQFRYIGKDSTRGIDLHDIVTGNTQYGIDTRLEGMVYAVIARPPVFGGKLASVDSSEALKIPGVIRVVELKGSPPPALFNPLGGVAVIARNTWAAIKGREALKLTWDNGPNASYDSAEYRKTMEAAARKPAKTVRNNGDTMAALSSATRRIEAEYYLPHIAHATMEPPAAVARIVNGKCEVWACVQAPQATRETVAGHLGLKPEEVTVNVTLLGGGFGRKSKPDFAAEAALLSKAMNGAPVKITWTREDDIHHDYLHTVSVEHLEASLDASGKVNAWLHRTVAPTIASIFVAGAKGEAPFELGMSAINIPYAIPNFRVEAPEVEAHTRIGWFRSVSNIPHAFAVQSFSAELAAAAKRDHRDYLLELIGPARKISPSEMSDGWNYGESPERYPLDTGRMRGVIELATAKAGWGRKLPKGRGLGLAVCYSFVTYIAAVVEVIVNDEGEVSIPRVDVAVDCGPSINPDRIRSQVEGACIMGISLAMTGEISFKNGAVEQSNFHDYEVLRAFAAPGQIQVHIVPHTLDVPLGGVGEPATPTIAPALCNAIFAATGKRIRQLPIREQLKKPEKA from the coding sequence ATGAGCGCAGTCTTTGATGATCTCGGCAAAGTACAACTGAGCCGCCGCAGCCTGCTCAAAGGTATCGGCGCATTTACCGGCCTGGCGTTGACGGTGGGTGTCAACGGCATAGTTACCGCTGCCGATGCGCCTAAATTCGGTGGCGACGGCATGCCCGGCGGACTCAAGGACAGCGCATTGCTGTTCGTTTCCATCGGCGCAGACGGTGTCGTCACCATCGTCGCCCACCGCTCCGAAATGGGCCAGGGCGTACGCACCAGCCTGCCGATGGTGGTGGCCGATGAACTGGAAGCCGACTGGAGCCGTGTGCGCGTAGTGCAAGCGCAAGGTGACCAGGAAAAATACGGCAATCAGAACACCGACGGTTCGCGCAGCATGCGCCACTCCTTCGGCCCCATGCGCCAGGTCGGCGCCACTGCCCGCCTGATGCTGGAAACCGCCGCGGCAGCGCGCTGGAAAGTACCAGTTACCGAAGTCGAAACCAAGAATCACGAAATCTTCCACAAGCCCAGCGGCCGCAAGCTCGGCTTTGGCGATGTCGCAGCTGATGCGGCCAAGCTGCCGTTGCCGGCACGCGATGCGGTTCGCCTGAAGACGCCGCAGCAGTTCCGCTACATCGGCAAGGACAGCACGCGCGGCATCGATTTGCACGATATCGTCACCGGCAACACGCAATACGGTATCGACACGCGCCTGGAAGGCATGGTCTACGCCGTCATCGCCCGTCCGCCGGTATTTGGCGGCAAGCTGGCCAGCGTCGACAGCAGCGAAGCATTGAAAATTCCCGGCGTGATCCGCGTGGTCGAACTCAAGGGCAGTCCGCCACCGGCGCTGTTCAATCCGCTCGGCGGCGTCGCTGTGATTGCGCGCAATACCTGGGCCGCAATCAAAGGCCGCGAGGCGCTCAAGCTGACCTGGGACAACGGCCCCAACGCGTCTTACGATTCGGCTGAATATCGCAAAACCATGGAAGCTGCGGCACGCAAACCGGCCAAGACCGTGCGCAATAACGGCGACACGATGGCTGCGCTGTCAAGCGCAACGCGCCGTATCGAGGCCGAATACTATCTGCCGCACATTGCCCACGCCACGATGGAACCACCGGCTGCGGTCGCCCGCATCGTCAATGGCAAATGTGAGGTTTGGGCTTGCGTTCAAGCACCGCAAGCCACACGCGAAACCGTCGCCGGCCATCTCGGCCTGAAGCCGGAAGAAGTTACCGTCAACGTCACCCTGTTGGGCGGCGGCTTTGGTCGCAAGTCCAAGCCGGATTTTGCTGCCGAAGCGGCCTTGCTGTCCAAAGCGATGAACGGTGCGCCGGTCAAAATCACCTGGACACGCGAAGACGACATCCACCACGATTACCTGCATACCGTATCGGTCGAACATCTGGAAGCCTCGCTCGATGCCAGCGGCAAGGTCAATGCCTGGCTGCATCGTACCGTCGCACCCACCATTGCATCGATCTTCGTTGCAGGAGCCAAGGGGGAAGCGCCGTTTGAGTTGGGCATGTCTGCGATCAACATCCCTTACGCGATTCCGAATTTCCGCGTGGAAGCACCGGAAGTCGAAGCGCACACGCGCATCGGCTGGTTCCGTTCGGTGTCGAACATTCCGCATGCTTTTGCCGTCCAATCGTTCAGTGCCGAACTTGCCGCCGCCGCCAAGCGCGATCATCGCGACTACCTGTTGGAACTGATCGGCCCTGCGCGCAAGATCAGTCCGTCGGAAATGTCCGACGGCTGGAACTACGGCGAGTCGCCCGAGCGTTATCCGCTCGATACCGGACGTATGCGCGGCGTGATCGAACTGGCAACGGCAAAGGCCGGCTGGGGACGCAAGCTGCCTAAAGGTCGCGGGCTCGGACTGGCGGTATGCTACAGCTTTGTGACGTATATCGCAGCGGTGGTCGAAGTGATCGTCAACGATGAAGGCGAAGTATCGATTCCCCGTGTGGACGTCGCCGTCGATTGCGGCCCGTCGATCAACCCGGATCGTATCCGCTCGCAAGTTGAAGGCGCCTGTATCATGGGTATCAGCCTGGCGATGACCGGTGAAATCTCGTTCAAGAACGGCGCCGTGGAGCAAAGCAACTTCCACGACTACGAAGTCTTGCGCGCCTTCGCCGCACCGGGCCAGATTCAGGTGCACATTGTTCCGCATACGCTGGACGTACCGTTGGGTGGCGTCGGTGAACCGGCCACGCCGACGATTGCGCCGGCCTTGTGCAATGCGATCTTTGCAGCCACCGGCAAGCGCATTCGCCAGTTGCCGATTCGCGAGCAGTTGAAGAAACCTGAAAAAGCCTGA
- a CDS encoding acyl-CoA thioesterase, translating to MDMPSHQLTMTVLMTPDMANFSGNVHGGTILKFLDQVAYACASRYAGQYVVTLSVDQVMFRQPIHVGELVSFLASVNHTGTSSMEVGIKVVAENIRTQEVRHVNSCFFTMVAVDGERKPVAVPSLRPFTAEEKRRFEAAKLRKKLRAELSQRFEEAKLS from the coding sequence ATGGACATGCCATCTCACCAACTCACCATGACCGTTCTGATGACGCCAGACATGGCCAATTTTTCGGGCAACGTGCACGGCGGCACCATTCTCAAATTCCTCGATCAGGTCGCTTACGCTTGCGCCAGCCGTTACGCCGGTCAATACGTGGTGACGCTGAGCGTGGATCAGGTGATGTTTCGCCAGCCTATCCACGTCGGCGAACTGGTCAGCTTTCTGGCCAGCGTCAATCACACCGGTACGTCATCAATGGAAGTCGGCATTAAAGTGGTGGCCGAGAATATTCGTACTCAAGAAGTGCGTCATGTGAACAGCTGTTTCTTCACCATGGTGGCGGTTGACGGGGAACGCAAGCCGGTGGCGGTGCCATCGCTGCGCCCGTTCACAGCAGAGGAAAAGCGTCGCTTCGAAGCCGCCAAGCTGCGCAAGAAGCTGCGTGCGGAGCTGTCGCAGCGTTTCGAAGAAGCCAAGCTGTCCTGA
- a CDS encoding 2-hydroxyacid dehydrogenase, whose product MKPQLLVLIHLSEQSKATIGGAFEILYAPDKQTRDAAVSGVAKDVKVVLTNGSTGLTAAEMDILSQLELVCALGAGFENIDSAHAEKRGIKVATGAGTNDDCVADHAMGLVLAVMRNIPQLDIACRGGIWREALVLPPQLAGKRLGVAGLGTIGKKIARRAAAFDMEIGYFNRSRRDDVDYRYFESVPQLASWCDVLVIATPGGAATRHLIGARELQALGPKGFLVNISRGSVVDTAALAEALRKGELGGAGLDVYESEPKPPVELLEFKNVVLTPHMAGWSPEAITASVDKFLRNADAHFSKAG is encoded by the coding sequence ATGAAACCTCAACTCCTGGTCCTTATTCATCTTTCCGAACAAAGCAAAGCCACCATCGGCGGTGCCTTCGAGATCCTCTATGCGCCCGACAAGCAGACTCGTGATGCCGCTGTTTCCGGTGTCGCCAAAGACGTCAAAGTGGTGCTCACCAATGGCTCGACCGGACTCACTGCGGCCGAGATGGATATCCTGAGCCAGCTGGAGCTGGTCTGCGCTCTCGGCGCCGGTTTTGAGAACATCGACAGTGCACATGCCGAGAAGCGCGGCATCAAGGTCGCTACCGGTGCGGGCACCAATGACGATTGCGTCGCAGATCACGCGATGGGCCTGGTGCTGGCCGTGATGCGCAATATTCCCCAGCTCGACATCGCGTGCCGCGGTGGTATCTGGCGCGAGGCCTTGGTCCTTCCGCCGCAGCTTGCAGGCAAACGCCTGGGAGTGGCTGGGCTGGGCACCATTGGCAAAAAAATCGCGCGCCGGGCGGCTGCCTTCGACATGGAGATCGGCTATTTCAACCGGTCACGCCGGGACGATGTCGATTACCGGTATTTTGAAAGCGTGCCGCAGTTGGCAAGCTGGTGCGACGTCTTGGTCATTGCCACGCCGGGCGGCGCGGCCACCCGGCATCTGATTGGCGCGCGCGAGTTGCAGGCACTGGGGCCGAAAGGCTTTCTGGTCAACATTTCGCGTGGCAGTGTGGTCGACACGGCAGCGTTGGCGGAGGCGTTGCGCAAGGGTGAACTTGGCGGCGCAGGGTTGGACGTCTATGAAAGCGAACCCAAGCCGCCGGTGGAATTGCTCGAATTCAAGAACGTGGTGCTGACGCCGCATATGGCCGGCTGGTCGCCGGAAGCCATCACGGCCTCGGTCGACAAGTTCCTGCGCAATGCGGATGCCCACTTCTCAAAAGCGGGCTGA
- a CDS encoding MgtC/SapB family protein, which yields MDAHVFALRILLALVLGSIIGAERQMRQRMAGLRTNALVATGAALFVMVSAFETDPQGATRIASYVVSGIGFLGAGVIMREGANVRGLNTAATLWCSAAIGVLSGLGHALEATIGAGAILGANVLLRSVAHLINKQDLQRATEVEQVYRLSIVCRPDDEVQVRTLMLHMLNGMPHLIVQSLHSEDLPSGNQLEVRADLITSPSNHLQLEQIVSRVSLEKGVSAARWAVLNVVEV from the coding sequence ATGGATGCACACGTTTTCGCACTACGGATTTTGCTGGCGCTGGTTCTCGGCTCCATCATCGGCGCCGAACGCCAGATGCGTCAGCGCATGGCCGGCTTGCGCACCAACGCTCTCGTCGCCACGGGCGCGGCACTGTTTGTCATGGTCTCGGCATTTGAGACCGACCCGCAAGGCGCTACGCGCATCGCTTCTTACGTCGTCTCCGGCATTGGTTTTCTCGGTGCCGGTGTGATCATGCGCGAAGGCGCCAATGTACGCGGCCTCAACACCGCCGCCACCTTGTGGTGCTCAGCCGCTATCGGCGTGCTCTCGGGACTCGGACATGCGTTGGAAGCCACTATCGGTGCCGGCGCCATCCTGGGCGCCAACGTGCTGTTGCGCAGTGTCGCGCATCTGATCAACAAACAAGATCTGCAACGTGCAACCGAAGTCGAACAGGTCTATCGCCTCTCTATCGTTTGCCGTCCCGACGATGAAGTGCAAGTCCGCACGTTGATGCTTCATATGCTCAACGGCATGCCGCACCTGATCGTACAGTCGCTGCATAGCGAAGACCTGCCTTCCGGCAATCAGTTGGAAGTCCGGGCGGACCTGATCACGTCGCCAAGCAATCATTTGCAGCTGGAACAGATCGTCAGCCGGGTCAGCCTGGAAAAAGGCGTCAGCGCAGCGCGATGGGCAGTCTTGAATGTCGTCGAAGTGTAG
- a CDS encoding sensor domain-containing diguanylate cyclase, with protein MTTPEEAPALAVSSAKRVNIRIFATVFVGLVCISILALHIFFSWNVRSKDIDDAQVATANLSRALAEHAEATLTSADSVLFGIVQRLEVEGNDREALARLYPLLASYVKELPQLQGLFIYDQTGKWLVNSLDDSPWMLNNSDREYFIYHMTHNDRGAHVGVPVKSRSTGDWIIPVSRRINHPDGSFAGVALATVAVDYFLKFYTSFDTGKKGEILLASQAGILLAERPLQVDSIGKNISNENLVSDHTRRNKRGVALLKSPRDGLLRIYSYKRLEKYPLFVTAGVSYDEVLAGWRTETLLQSIGVLILVAMLAWLGKRLVNQIKLRAQAQQKLLAAREKLVEMNKTLQKMALEDSLTGVANRRQFDVTLANEFNRAKRESQSLALLMIDVDHFKKYNDTYGHPAGDVCLQKIGKVIQMNRPGDLSARYGGEEFAILLPNTDLKGAVNVAEKICADVRNLNIPHGKNPTGIVTISVGVQAIVPNKNCNLMDLVSAADKALYTAKARGRDQVCSSDDDIPPACGPG; from the coding sequence ATGACTACCCCTGAAGAGGCGCCGGCCTTAGCCGTGTCCAGCGCCAAACGCGTCAACATTCGCATTTTTGCCACCGTCTTTGTCGGGTTGGTCTGTATTTCCATTCTCGCTCTGCATATCTTCTTTTCATGGAATGTCCGCAGCAAGGACATTGACGATGCGCAAGTTGCCACGGCCAACCTGTCGCGGGCGCTGGCAGAACATGCCGAGGCAACGCTGACGTCTGCCGATTCGGTGTTGTTCGGCATCGTGCAGCGGCTGGAAGTGGAAGGCAACGACCGCGAAGCTCTGGCGCGCCTGTATCCGTTGCTGGCGTCTTATGTCAAGGAACTGCCGCAGCTGCAAGGTTTGTTCATCTACGACCAGACCGGTAAATGGCTGGTCAACTCTCTCGACGATTCGCCATGGATGCTGAACAACTCGGATCGCGAGTACTTCATCTATCACATGACCCATAACGACCGAGGTGCTCACGTGGGCGTGCCGGTCAAAAGCCGTTCCACCGGCGACTGGATCATTCCTGTTTCTCGGCGCATTAATCACCCCGACGGCAGTTTTGCAGGTGTCGCACTGGCGACAGTGGCTGTCGACTATTTCCTCAAGTTTTACACGAGCTTCGACACCGGCAAAAAAGGTGAAATCCTGCTGGCGTCACAAGCCGGTATCCTGCTTGCTGAAAGACCGTTACAAGTCGACTCCATCGGCAAAAACATCAGCAATGAAAATCTGGTCAGCGACCACACGCGCCGTAACAAACGCGGCGTGGCGCTGCTCAAGTCTCCACGAGATGGCTTGCTGCGTATTTATAGCTACAAGCGGCTGGAAAAATACCCGCTGTTTGTGACAGCAGGCGTGTCTTACGACGAAGTTCTCGCCGGCTGGCGTACGGAAACGCTGCTGCAATCCATTGGTGTACTCATCCTCGTCGCCATGCTGGCCTGGTTGGGGAAACGCCTGGTCAATCAAATCAAGCTGCGAGCCCAGGCCCAGCAAAAACTGCTGGCTGCCCGGGAAAAGCTGGTGGAAATGAACAAGACTTTGCAGAAGATGGCGCTGGAGGACAGTCTCACCGGGGTCGCCAACCGGCGGCAGTTCGACGTGACGCTGGCAAATGAATTCAATCGCGCCAAACGCGAGAGCCAGTCACTGGCATTGCTGATGATCGATGTCGATCACTTCAAGAAATACAACGATACCTACGGCCACCCTGCCGGCGATGTCTGCCTGCAAAAGATCGGCAAAGTCATCCAGATGAATCGTCCCGGCGACCTGTCGGCCCGTTATGGCGGAGAAGAATTTGCCATTTTGCTGCCTAATACGGATCTGAAAGGCGCGGTCAACGTTGCGGAAAAGATCTGCGCTGACGTACGCAATCTCAATATTCCACACGGCAAGAATCCGACCGGCATTGTCACCATCAGCGTGGGCGTCCAGGCCATCGTACCGAACAAGAACTGTAATCTGATGGATCTCGTCAGCGCCGCCGACAAAGCACTCTACACCGCGAAGGCGCGCGGTCGCGATCAGGTTTGCAGCAGCGACGATGACATTCCGCCTGCCTGCGGCCCGGGCTGA
- a CDS encoding DUF6139 family protein, with protein MKVDVYKRSEDSNLCSYLVVPTEKPLPQEVASTDWLVHELNVDFERDGKKHFTLNPEDAFHQIGEKGYAISHLDDRTKDTDAH; from the coding sequence ATGAAAGTAGATGTGTATAAAAGGTCTGAAGACAGCAACCTCTGTTCTTATCTCGTTGTTCCGACCGAGAAGCCTTTGCCCCAGGAAGTCGCCAGTACCGATTGGCTGGTACATGAGCTCAACGTGGACTTTGAGCGCGATGGCAAGAAGCATTTCACGCTCAATCCAGAGGATGCGTTTCATCAGATCGGCGAGAAGGGCTACGCAATCAGTCATCTGGACGATCGCACTAAGGATACCGACGCCCATTGA